cgtttgaaagtagcttttttcagagtactgtttttgttttttttgccacgccttctaggaatgtgatttcataacgaatttttgcaggcacttagaacttttgtcaatgtttctcttaaaaaaattaaaaaaatttgtatttttttcgattttactgttgagctcgggtgcagattagccgTGTTGACATTGTGGATGCTCTAAGGATAGCATCCGCGTCCGTCGGTAGAAACACATGGCGAAGGTTGGAGTTCCAAGTAGCTTCCGTGTGGTTTATCGGCTCATGCAACATCTGTGGCAGGTTCTGGATCAAAGGCATAAGTGGTATGAGCAGTGGTTCCCTAGGTATCCAACTGGAGTCTTAAAAATCTGTCGatcctccatcaccaatgcaaCAAATGAGGCCTTGTCGAAGAACATCTATGCCATCCTCAATTGCACACCACACCTTTGATGGGGTTTGAGTCAAGTTCCACATTTAGATCAGACATCAATGTTTAGATCACTCGAGTACTCATCTTAGAACAGTCATCAATGTTTACCACACATGTTTGGTTTATCATATTTCATTAACCAAACATGAGTTCATGGCATGGGAAGAAAAATACTTCCTCGGTTCCTaactataagtctttttagatatttaaaataagctacaacatacggatgtatgtagacatattttagaatatagattccctcattttgtttcgtatatagtcatttattaaaatctctaaaaagacttatattcagGACCGAAGGGAGTAAGTTGCAAACAGTATACTTCCTCTACGGCCTTGTACAATGGAAGGTGCTTAGTAAAATAAACCAGGTtcttcttaagcaccggtgcttatttttATAGGACAGACGCTTTAAGCGTCTGTCCTATAAAAATAAGTACCGGTGCTTAGAGAAAAActgatttatttctctaagcacctatCCCAAACACCATACATTGTATAGGGCCTAAGATGGTATGTTCTTTTTTATGTTGTACTCTATCCGTAAAGAAATTTAAAAGCGTCTAGATCATTACtctgtccgaaaaagcttgtctctCAAATAAATGTATCTAGCACCAACCATTTGAAGTTTAGGACAAGCTTTTTCAGACAGAGTACTAGCTAAACACTTATATTtcatatttctttacagagagtgTACATATAATCTTAATGTGCAATTCATGTCAACCCTGGGTTCGAGTTCAGTCCTGGCTTACACCATTACACGAGTGCTCATTCATGTGCTCACCCGTGCTTCATTATACAATTTAGCATctttggtacaatctatattttcatgAATGGATCATAATAAAATGGATTTTAGTTATCTAAAGAAGATTCACTTTGAAGTAGCtatttcctactccctccgttccaaattagttgacttaaatttgtctaaataagAATGTATAATTAGTTgacttaaatttgtctaaataagAATGTATCTATACTTGTTTagtgtctagatacagatgtatctagataaATATGGGTCaaagtaatatggaacggagggagtagatacctATGGTACTTCACGGTTGCACGGTTCATCGATTCAGTCCTTCATGTGCTTCCATAATTTTACCTATGGTACTTCACGGTTGTACGGTGCATCGATTCAGTCCTTCATGTGCTTCCATAATTTTTATAGAGCGTCTTCCATAAGCGTTTTAAAGGCCACTTTATGCAACAACAGATAGAAATGAAATAAGCATATTTGCTGGGTTGCTGGTCTGTTACAGCCATTGACCCAATACGTTCTAATAAAAAAACAAGTTACTTATAACTACCAATGGCAATGAGAGGGGACAAACACAGTCAACAGAATGATAAAGACTTCTCCATGGGTAATTAACTCATGTTCAACAATTACATCATTCAGTATCCATCAAAACATAAAGCCACTCTCGGAGTACAGAGCAAACATTACTGGAATTGTAATTAAGCCTTCTATTAAGTGCTCCATTCCTTCAACCCTGATCAGCATCACTTCAGGGTAGCAGGACCAGGTGAATTAACGGTACTGCAACAAAAGAAAATAATCCAATAATTAGAACAATAGTTCTGCACAAACGATATGTCTAACTACAAATTTTGATATACATGTTTTATTCTAGAATAGGAAGGCTAGATGCAAAGAAACAACGCTGCATAAGAACATCAAGACAACTGTATCAAAGCTTGGCTATTATGTTATCTGAATCATATTAACCAATTTCAGAAATTGCCAGGCCACAATAACAGCATACCACTAGTGAATTGTCAGACTCATAACTACATCTTTAATGTAATGAAATGCCAGCAAAGCACATCTCAATACAGAAGCTGCAAAGTAAATGAGTCAACCATAGAGAACAATGGAGCACATCAATTTGTTAACAAATCATTTATCTCATTTGGATGTAGTCTAGGAATAGGTATCATCAAACACTAGAAGGCAATAAGGAATCACAAATCTAATGTATTAAGTCATATCTGACATTTGAAGCTGTTTACTTAAGGACTACATATATATAGTAAGGGAATCATGACTGACAAAATAATAATATAATTTCAGATTGTTTCTGGTGCAACAATAATGTTCTTGTTGTATACCTTGATGAAGCCAATGTCCTTGGCGTTGCTGCGGAAACACTGCCTGCAGCACATCAGCCCATACTTCCTGATCAGTCCATGGGAGTTCCCACAGACCCGGCTACCAAAAATAACAAACTTGGGGTCAGTACAATCACTCGTAAGCATACTTGTTAATCACAATAACATCAGTGATCGAATGGTACGCCAGACAAGCCAGCACCACACGCTATTTCAGTTTGTTACCGCACAACACCGGAAATTAAACTTTGAGGCAATTCTAGCAATATTTTCCTAGTTCTAGTCGATTGTGAAGCCACTTGCACATCACAGCAAGCTCTGAATGGTTTGAGCAACATACTAACACCAAAACCCGTAACCTTTCGACCAATTAATCAGTACCTAACGACATCTAACTAAGTTAAGCAAAGAAGAGTTTAATCGCCATATGAAGCACGCCAGAATCAGATGATACAAGTTGCCAACGACATCAACAAAATACACATCATATGAAGATGGGAAAGCCTTTATCAATGCCACCTGACCACACCTAACACAGTTAAATATGACATGTGAGCAAGTAAGGTTTTAACCGCCATATGAAGCACGCCACGATCGAATAATATATGTAGCCAACTACATCGTCCAAGAGACAGATCCAGCCGAACAGTTGGTCTAGCAAGAGATATCTAGCCGCGGGAACGAACTAGGCATTTTAAGGAGATGGAGGGGATCGAGGCGGTGGCAGGAGTATTACCAGACGCGGGAGCCGGGCCCGTAGTTCTTGGGGTGGGAGTTCCAGACGTTGGAGTGCCCCATCTTCTTGTTCGCCTTCCGCCTGCCGCCGCCGGTTGCTAGGATGCGCGTGGGAGAATGAAAGGGTAGTTGGCGGCGGTGCGAGCGGGAGAGGCTTATATAGGGAGACGCCGGTAAACCCTAAGCCAAGGGCACGGGTTGGATTGGGCCCAGGCCGACACTTAGCCCCGTATACGGGCTTAAAGGGCCTTTTTGTTGGGCCCAGCCAATCATGAGCATTTGGGCCTCAGATATATGTGCTGTAGCTGCACGACTCGCCGTGGCCCGTGAGACTCGTCGGGAAAAAAAATCGTCGTCTCCTCCTCCACTCCGACTCGCCGAGGATGTCTTCCACCGCCGGAGCCGGAGAGCACTCGTCTTCATCCCGACCTGTCCGTGTGAACGACGCAGCCCCTACCTACCGTCTCTGTGTTGTTTCTTACACTCCACTGACTTGTCCTCGAATGTTTCGTCGTCgcaggggaaggagagagaggaaggTGCCGACGATAGCAACCGCAAGGTGGACGATGAGGGAGATCTGAGCCTGGAACTCTATGGAGCCGAGGCGGGGTGGGTTGAGGCGCGGACCAGCTGCCCGCACCTCCCTGCCATGCCCGCCGCCAGCGCCGACGAACTCGCGCGCGTTCCCGCGCCTGATTCCCAGTGCTCTAGGTTTGTCTCACCATCCTTTTCGAGTTTGGTGTCTCGCGATCCTGGGCCTGACATGCGGATTGTTAGGGTTCTTATCTGCTGCTTGATGCTCTCCCCTTGGGCTAGGTTTTTTTTTCTCCCTATTACTATTGGCCTCTTGAGTTCTAGTTCAAGGTGGCACTGTTTGGCTGAATCCCTAGTTCCCAGACTTCAGTTATGGTGAAATATGACTAGATAACTTAAATTGACAAGGAAAAGGGATTGATACTTGATGACAATGCGATTGATTGGTACTAAGTTGTCACTCGAAAGTGTTATGGCAACTTGGCAAGTCATATATATGCATGGTTGACATCACAGCTTTCGTTAACGAAAGTGTGCAAAGGGTGTGAGTTGCCACCAAGGTTTGGTGACAAGAATATCACCCTCTGTCCCATAGCATTCCGATGCTCTGCTCTAGTACTGGGTGTGTAGTATGTCTCAGGAAATGGTTGAGTAACTAGATGATTTTGAAATGAGTAGTTGCACTACTGATTAGTTAGATTAGAATTCAAAGATCATTCTCTTTTCGGTTAAATGTGGACCATGGATGTCACATGAGGTCACTGGTTTAGCTAAAGAAATCAAGTCATGCtgatgaggaacactagatgagaagaaagaaaacacatgccagatctgtttggctacttctagatgcttccactctagtgtagtatttctttccttttcttttctatcctacctactgttttctagagtcttctagttgtgagtagctatgagtagaatggtgaaactacataatgttttctagagtattccagctataagtagaagtatgtgaaggcttcccaaagccctataaatagaggtcctcgcctctactttggaggcagactatgtacccctacctataatagaacttgttgttcttatctaagatcttggagtagatcttgtgccctaggagttctggattgaactctgCTGC
This window of the Triticum aestivum cultivar Chinese Spring chromosome 5D, IWGSC CS RefSeq v2.1, whole genome shotgun sequence genome carries:
- the LOC123119898 gene encoding 40S ribosomal protein S29-like, translating into MGHSNVWNSHPKNYGPGSRVCRVCGNSHGLIRKYGLMCCRQCFRSNAKDIGFIKYR